One Archangium violaceum genomic window, GGTGGTGGGCGCCTGGCGGCGGAGCACGGGGCAGGTGCCCTTCCTCGCGGGGCGGCAGCTCTACTCGGCGGTGGTATCGCCCGCGGTGCTGTCCCTGGGCGCGAGCTGGCGGCTGGGCGAGGGGGCCGAGCACTACAACCGGCTGTCCCCCGCGGCGCGCCGGCAGATTCTGGAGGGAAAGCACTTCGCGGAGCTGCCCGTCGAGGACGACCCGAAGGCCCTGGCGGGCCGGTGGCTCATCAGCGCGCAGGCGGACTTCATCTCGCGGGTGGAGAACGCGGTGTCGGTGCACTCGTTCACGGCGCTCACCGAGCCGAAGAAGGTGGGCGCGTCGGCGATGCTTCAGCCGCGCCTGGGCGTGGAGCACGAGACGTGGCCGGGGCGGCTGCGTACGCGGCTGGGGGCCTTCATCGAGCCCTCGCCCTTCGCCGGTCACCTGCCCAGGCCCCACCTGACGGGAGGCTTCGAGCTGTTCCTCTTCCGCTACTGGGATGACTGGGCGCTCACGGCGTCCTTCGATGCGTCGCGGCGCTACTCCAATTTCGGCGTCTCGGTGGGATTCTGGCGCTAGGAGCGGGATTCAGCCGCGGCGCCCTGGCCGGCGTCTCGCCGCCTGACGTCCCCCAGGCAGAGGCCGGACCACGGCCTCCAGGTGCGCGGAGCGGAGCGGTCTCGCCGCCTGGGTGCCCACCTCACTTCCATCCTCGGGAAGGGGGCGGTCTTCTTCACGCCGCTGTGCCGGTGTGCTGAGCAGGCGGGAGTCCGGCTGCCAGTCGAACAGGAGGATGGCGATCAGCACCATCACCACCACCGTGCGCCGAAAGGAAGGGGAGTCCTGGAGGAGCAGCTGCGGGTTCATTTGAATCTCCAACAGCCAGACCTCGCGCTTTCAGCCCGCCTGCTTCAGGAACGTCGCCAGCTTCTCGTAGGCCACCGCCAGCGCGGGAATCGGCGCACTCTCGTTCGCCTGGTGCGCCTGCGCCGTCTCTCCCGGCCCGAAGTTCACCGCGTCCACGCCGAGCTCCGAGAAGCGCGCCACGTCCGTCCACGCCTGCTTCGAGGCCGCCGGTAGCCCCGTCAGCTTCATCAACTGCTGGAACAGCGGGTTGTCCGCGCACACCCTGCCGCTCGGCGCCAGGTCCGTGAACTCCACCTCCGCCGCGTCTCCCACCAGCTCGCGCACGTCCTCCTGCGCCCGAGCCACCGTCTTCCCCGGCGCGAACCGGTAGTTCAGGTTCAGCTCGAAGGCCTCCGGTATCACGTTGCGCGCACGCCCTCCCGAGGCCTTGGTGATGTTCATCACCTCATAGAAGGTGAACGCATCCTGCACCACCTCGCGTCGGGGAAGCGCCAGCAGCCGCGCCAGCAGCGGCCCCGCCTTGTGGATGGCGTTCTCCCCCTGCCAGGGCCTCGCCGAGTGCGCGCTCCGGCCCTTGAACTTCAACGTCACGTGCAGGCTGCCCACGCACCCCACCTGCACCACGCCGTCCGTCGGCTCCATCGCGATGCCGAACTTCACCCGCTTGAGCTCCGGACGCGTCTCGAACAGGGGCCCCAGCCCGCTCTCCAGGTACGGGCCCTCCTCCCGCTCGTAGAGCACCACCACCAGGTTCACCGGCAGCTCCGCGCGCGGCAGGTCCTCCGCCAGCGCCATCATCACCGCCAGCCCGCCCTTCATGTCCGAGGAGCCCAGTCCGAAGACGCGCTCGCCTTCGATGCGCGGCTCCCGGTCATGGGGGTGCGCCGGCACCGTGTCCAGGTGCCCCACCAGCGCCACCGTGGGCCGCGCATCCTGCAGGCTCCCCAGCACCAGCGAGTGCCCCAGCCGGAACACCTCGCGCGGTGGGAAGTGCGCGTGCGCCCAGCGCTCCACGTGGTCGGCGATGGCGCGCTCCTCACCGATGGGACTGGGGATACGGCACAGGGCCAGCGTGGATTGCGCGAGACGGTTGGCGAGATCGCTCATGAAATCGTTCTACCAGCCCTTCAGGACATTGTTGCCACCGTGTGGGCGTGGTTGAGCGGTCCATGGCCCCGGCCGAAGCCGGGCGCGCTCCTGAGCGCCTCCCGCACATAGGCATGGGCGCGGGCGACCGCCTCGTACAGAGGGAGTCGCTGCGCAAGCCCCGTCGCGATGGCCGAGGCCAGCGTGCACCCCGTGCCGTGAGTGGAGGTGGTATGGATGCGCGGGCCGCAGAACTCCTGGCGGCCCTCATGCGTCAACAAGAGGTCGCGCACCTCCTCTCCCTCGATGTGCCCCCCCTTCAGCAGCACGGCCCGTGCACCCAGCCTCAGGAGTCGTTCCGCCGCTTGATCCTGCTCGGAACGGGTCCGAATCCGCATGCGGACCAGCACTTCGGCCTCCGTCGCGTTGGGCGTGATGAGGGTGGCGCGCGGTAGCAGGATTTCAATCAACGCCCCTTCGGCCCCGGTCCCCAGAAGCTTCGTGTCCCCCTTGGCCACCATGACGGGATCCACGACGAGCGGGACCTCTGGAGCGTGCGTGTCGAGCTCTTCGCGCACGGCGGAGATCACCTCCGCATTGCTCAGCATGCCGGTCTTCAGCGCGTCTGCCCCGATGTCCTTCAGCGTCAGGGAGATCTGCTGACGGATGAACGCAACCGGCACTTCATGGACGGCATGAATACCACGGGTGTCCTGGGCCGTCAGGGCAACGATCGCCGTCGCCGCGTAGCCGTTGAGCGCCGTCACCGTCTTGATGTCGGCCTGTATGCCCGCGCCGCCGCCCGAATCGGAGCCGGCGATGATCAGCACGCGTCCCTTCATGTTCCGCCCATCCTCTGTCCAACCCGTGGCGAGCTCATCTCACCACATTGATGAATGCGTCAGCGCTCTTCAGGGAGCCCTTCAGACGGCCTTCCCTCTGCAACCAGGCGGAGATCTCCTCCCAGGTCTTCGCATCCTGGGCACCAAACCTGACGCCTTCCTCCTCCATCCAGGGGAGCAACATCCGTAACGCCTGCTCTTCTATCTCCGCATCGAGTGGGAAGCTGCTGCTCTGCTTCTCCAGCAGGAGCTTCAAGGCCGCGGCCTGATTCGCCTTGGCCCATGCGTAGCCCTTCGCCATGGCCCGGAGCATGGCCTCCACCGTCGCGGCATCCTGGCTGGCGGTCTGCTTGCCGGTGATCAAGACCAGCTCATAGTAGTTGGGTACACCGAACTCGGTGGGAGCGAAGTAGCGGACCTTGACGCCCTTCTTCTCGAAGAGGGGTTTCTCGTGGTTGACGAATGCCCCCGTGACAGCCTGTACACGCTGAGTGGTAACGGCCGGAAGCAGATCCCACGAGACATCGGTCATCACCACCTTCTTGGGGTCCCCGCCCGCCGCCCTGACCATGGAGCTCACCAGGCTGATGCTCAGAGGGGTGCTGGGGTAGCCCACCTGCTTGCCCTCGAGCTCCTTCGGACTCTGGATTCCCGAGCTCTCCGGTACCATGATCCCATTGAGCGGCCTCCGGACGATGGCGCCCACGGAGACGATGGGGATTCCCTCCTCCTGGGCCAGCAGCACATCCGGGGCGTAATAAAGGGCAAACGTCTCACTGCCCGCGCCCACCAGCTTGATTCCATCCGTCGGGTTGTCGGCGGGCATCTTGATGTTCACATCGAGCCCCTCGGCCGAGAAGAAGCCCTGCTGGTCCGCGGCCAGAATGGGGATGTGGACGGCATTCGGGTACCAGTCGAGCACCACGGAAACCTTCTTCAACGTCCTGCCCTGGCCCTGAGGCCCCGCGGGGGGAGGGCTCCCCTTCTTGTCGGTACAACCCACCATCAGGAGCAGGAACAGACAGCTCATCGCCAATGCGCGCAGCATGTGAAACTCCTTCCTGGGTCAGGTGCGATCCTGGTGGCGGTAGGCCATGAGCCTACGCTCTCCCCAGGCCACGAGGATGAACAACAGGACTCCCATGATGGCCAGGATGAGCACGGATGCGAACAACTCGGGAGTCTTCAAGGAACTGCTTGCCCTCCGCCCGAAGATGCCCAGCCCCGCCTGACCCCCCAGCCATTCACCAATGACGGCACCAATCACACTGATGGTCGCGGCCTGCTTCAGTCCGGTGAAGAAGTGGGGCAAGGCGCTCGGTGCTTCCACCATGCGCAGAATCCGCCAGCGGTCCGCTCCGGACGCATGCATCCAGGCGAGGAGATCCCTGTCCGCCGAGCGCAATCCATCCGCCGTGTTCACCGCAACGGGAAAGAAGGTGATCAACACGACGACCGCCACCTTCTGGGTGAAGGAGTAACCGAACCAGAAGAGAAAGAGCGGCGACAGCGCGATGACGGGGATCGTTTGAGAGGCCACGATCACCGGGTAGACGACTCGATTCACCACCGGAGAGAGGTGCATGGCCGCGGCCATGGCCACCCCCAGGACGATGCTGATGATCAACCCCACGAGCGTCTCCGCCAGGGTGATGGGCAGATGCTCCAGCAGCAGGGCCTCCCTCCATGTCCAGAACGCCGAGGCGATCTGCGAGGGCGCGGGCAGGATGAAGGCGGGTATACCGCCCAGGCCACAGAGCAACTCCCAGGCGAGGATGAAACCCGTGAACAGGCCGATGAAGGAACCGTAACGCCTCAACACATGCCTACCTCTCGAAGGATGGCGGCCCGCCGCTCCATGACGATGGGGTCGGAGATCATCGCGTAGCTCCGTGGACGGGGCAGTCCCACGGGGATCTCCACGCCTGTTCCCTTCAACACGTAGACCCGGTCCGAGAGAAGCGCCGCTTCCTCGGCATCATGCGTCACGAAGAGCACCGACTTGCCGAGCTCCTGCCACAGCCCGAGCAACCACGCCTGCATCTGGGCCCGGGTGAGCGCGTCCAAGGCACCAAACGGCTCATCGAGCAGGAGGATCGAGTGGCCTCCCAATACGGTCCGCAGGAAGGCGACACGCTGTCGCATGCCGCCCGAGAGTTGGTGTGGATACCGGTCTTCCGCTCCGCTCAGCCCGAACGTGGCCCACAGTCCACGGGCCCGCTCCCGCGCCTCGCGAGGACCCACCCCCTGCACCTCGAGCCCCGCCGCGGCATTCTCCAGGGCGGTCCGCCACGGCATCAGACAGTCACGCTGGGGCATGTAGCCGATCCGGCCGGGCGCGGGAGGAGCGCCCATGACCCGCACAGTCCCGGAACCCGGCGCGAGGAGGCCCGTGAGCAATTTGAGAATCGTGCTCTTCCCCGACCCGCTCGAGCCCACCAGGGAGACGAACTCGCCCGCCTGGACGCGCAGGGAGAAGGCCTCGAGCACGGGTTCGGCACCGTAGCGGAAATGGACCTGGTCCAGGAGCAGGTGGGGCTCATCCATGGTCGTCACTCCCGTCTGACGGCTCGAGCGGCCGGCACGTTCATCCGGTCCAGCACCCGGCGAAAGGCCAGATTGGCCTGCTCGAGAACCTCCCGCTCGTCGATCATCGTGAACTCCCGCTCCTTGTAGACCACACGGCCATCGATGATGACGGTCTCGACGCAACTCCCGTTCGCGGCGAAGACGAGGTGGGAGTAGACATGATCCTTGTTGCCCGGCATCAGGGGGGTGAACATCTGGTTCTGGGTGTTGATGATGACGACGTCCGCCTTCTTCCCGGGTGACAGCTCGCCAGCATCGATCCCCAATCCCTTCGCGCCGTTGCGGGTGGCCATGCGAAGGACATCCGGCGCCTGCTGCAGGCTCGCATCCACCCTCGCGGCACGGTGGATGAGCGATGCGAACTTCATCACCTCGAACATGTCACGACTGTTGTTGCATTCGGCGGCATCATGGCCCAGCCCCACGTTGATGCCAGCGGCGAGCATCTCTGGCAGACGTGCGATTCCATTCCCCAGCTTCGCATTGGAGCTCGGATTGTGCGAGATGTGGGTGCGAGTCTCTCGCATGAGCGCGATCTCGGTGTCCGACAACCAGACGCAGTGGGCCGCGACACAGTCCGGCCCCAGAACGCCGCAGTCGTAGGCGACCTCGGTCGGCCGGCGGCCGAACTTCTGTTTGGAGCTCTCCACCTCACCCAGCGATTCGTTCAGGTGGATGTGGATGCCCGTGCCGAGCTGGTTGGCGAGGGCCCTCGCATCACGCAGGAGCTGCTCGGAGGCGAGTGGCAACCACTCGATGCCGACGACGACCTTGATCCGCCCATTGGCCGCTCCATGCTTCGCCTTGAACGCGCGCTCATTGTCCGCCAGCGTGTCGAGCTCGTGCTCATCCGTGGCAACGTCGTTGGCGAGGACCGCGCGGATGCCAATCTTCTCCGCGGCATCCGCGAGCGATTCGAGCTGGCGGTACATGTCATTCACGGCCGTCACGCCACACTTGATCGACTCACTGTAGCTCGCGAGCGCGGCCCAGTACGCGGCCTCGGGGTCCAGCGCGCGGATGATGGGATACCAGCACGTCTGCAGGTACTCCCACAGCGGCAGGTGGTCGCTATACCCCTTCCCCAAGGCGGTGTGATAGTGAAAGTCGACGAGACCGGGCATCACAATCCTCCCATTCGCATCGATGACCCGGGCGCCGTCTGTTGAAACGGGGGCATTCCCTACCTGGGAGATCCGATCTCCCTCGATGACGACCGTCCCGCCAAAGTGGACATCCCCCGCATCATTCATGGTCACGACGATTCCATTTCGAATGATGGTACGCTCGCTCATCTCGAGTTCCTTTGTCCCGATTTTCATCACGAAGAGGCGTTGTGCGAATTCTGCTCTGCAACGACGATGGGTTCCAGGCCGAAGGACTGCGGACGCTGGCTTCCGAACTGGCCACGCGCGGACACGACGTCACGATTGTCGCGCCGAACGCGGAGCGCAGTGGCCAGTCGCATGCCATGACATTCTTCGAGCCGCTGATGGTCCGGCGCATCGCGCATCAGCTCTATGCCGTCCATGGCACTCCGGCGGACAGTGCTTTCATCGGCCTGCGGGGAGTGCTCGGGAGCAATCCGCCCGACCTGTTCATCGCCGGCATCAACCATGGTTTGAACGTGGGCATCGATGTCAACTATAGCGGCACCATCGGTGCGGCGACCGAGGCCGCGCTCCTCGGCTTCCGGGCCATTGCTGTCTCGATGGATGTCGATCCCTTCAAGGGCAGGCCCGACGAACGCTCCAGCGCCTTCCAGCGAACCGCCCGGCTCACGGCGGAGCTGCTCGAGCACCTGCACCTGCTCGACTGGGCTCCACAGGAGCTGCTCAGCCTCAATCACCCGGGTCACGAGCCCAGAGGAGTCGTCGCCGCCAGTTGCCGTCCCGACTGCATCTACGTTCCCCATCTGGAGCACCTCGCCTCACGGATGCACTCCCGGGAGGATCTGCAGGTCTACGTCATTGGTGGCACCACACGGGCCCCCCCTCGGGCAGGAGAGCACGACGTCGCGGCGCTCCAGGCGGGCTATGCAACGCTGTCCTTCCTCCAGACCCACCAGGGCAACACCTCGGGTACGAACCGGTTGCAACCCCTCCTGGAAAAGCTACCCGGCCCGTGAAGCCGCCTAGAGCCCCAGGCGCTCCAGCGCGGTTCGCAACGGGGGGATGAGGTCCTCTCCGGGCTTGTAGTAGATGCTCGTCACGTTCGTGACGGTGTGGAGACCCCGAACGAGGAAGGCGTATTCCCTTCCCTCCTCCAACAGGAGGATGACGGGCTTGCGCATCGCGGAGGCCCAACCCAGTTCCACGTGCGTGCCAGGTGAGGGCGGAGCACCTGGGAAGGCCACGAACGCATCCGAGGATTGGATTTCCTCGAAGTCGAGCCGGGTGCAGTCCTCGGGCTTCAAGAACTCGCGCCCCCAGGCCTCGCGGCGGTGGGCGTTGAAGACGCGCAAGCCCCGCTGCTCGAAGAAGTTGATGAGGCTCTGGAAGCGTGCCTGGTCCGCCGCCCGCATCTCTCCCGTTTCGGCGGAGACGAGGGACTTGAAGGGACCACCCAGGAAGACGGAGCGTTGAGAAGGAGTCGTCATTTGATGGCTCGGAAGATGACAAAGGGAGGAGTCGTTCTCTCGTTCTGCCATTTGTCGACACCGGCTGCGCCAAATGGCTGGAGCTCTTGCGGCGAGAAGCTGGAGAGCGTGGGCTCGAAGATCTCCACGTTCTGGAAGCCGGCGTCCCGCAGCGCGTTCAGGTACATCTTCTTCGGCCAGTGGGTATCCCGCAGGACGAGCTCCTGGCCACCCGGTACGCGCAGCAACACCTCACGTGGCTCGCCATACCCGTACTTCCGACCCGGCTCTCCGTTGCGGAAGGTGGAGAATTGAACCCCCGTGGTGTCCGGGTTGGTATCCAGGATGGCGTAGGCCGCCCCTGGCTTCAGGGCGCGGTAGACCTCGCGGATGATGTTGCGGATGCGGTCCTCGGAGGGGATGTTGATGAAGACGTAACAGGTCATCGCGCCGTCGACGCTCGCGTCCCCGACCCGACCGGCGAGCGTATCGTCGATCTGGAGGTACTCCACCAGAGGGTGCGGGCGCCTGATCCGCGCGATCTCCAGCATGGGCCCCGAGTTGTCGACGGCGAGCACCCGCTTGCCGAAGGTCTTCGCCACCCGCTCCGAGACCTTGCCGGGACCACAGCCGTAGTCCAGCAGGACCATGGGGTCCGGGCGTTCGAGCCGCAATACCTTGAAGATCGTGCTGTAGCCCAGAACCTGCTCGGGCAGGTCATCGTAGTCGTCGAACCCCTTGCAGACAGCCGGATCGCTCCAGGATGTACTCAAGATTTCTCACCTTTGGACGAGAGGAGTGGGCTCCAGCGGGTCACGACCATCCGCTGGTAGAGTGGAAGCAAACAGTCGAGGAATCTCGGGTCGATACGCCCCTCATGGTGGATCTGCCGGTAGACCTCGAGGAGCGCGAGAACCTGTTGCCAGTAGGAGGGCAATCCGGTCTGCGCCAGGCTGGCGCTGGTGAACCGGTGGCGGCCGTGCCGCAGTTCCTGCTCGTAGCGCAGCACACTGCGCACGAACGCCCAGTTGTCTCCCTCCGGCATCGCCGGCATCGTCCGCGAGACTTCGGCTGCCGGTGGCGCCGCGGACAACAGCCGTTCCACGGCGGGGATGTCGGGCTCGTAGATGTGGAACGAGCCGACATAGTGGAAGTACGACCCCAGCTTCAGGCCCAGCTGGCTGGCCATCATCTCCTGCAGGAAGGTGAAGGAAAAGACGTCACTCACCATGCCGCGGTAGGCGTCGTTGGCTCGCATGTAGGCGGCCGCATGGAGCCGCCCCTCACGCGCGAAGAACTGCAGACCCAGGGTACACGACACATCGATGTTGTCCTGGATGAGCGACTCGTGGGCATCGTATATCTGGAGCACGGCCCGTTTGGTGCTCGGGTCCTCCTTCAACAATTCCACCGCGCGCTCCCACTGGTTGATGGCCGCGGCCCCGAAGTGGAAGAGCTTCACGCCGTAGGCGGTCCCCGTCAGCGTCCTGCCATCCATGGAGTATTTGCGGATGCTCGGCGCGTAGTAGCTGATCTGCTCCAGGTCGGCCTGGCCAGAGAGGTACCAGAGAGCCTCGGCGAAATTGAAGATGATGTTCGTCTTCCTCTCCGGCGAGCAGGAGAGGCGTGCCAGGGGGTTGATGAGCTCGAAGCAGAACCCGAGGTTCTCACGGCTCGCGAACCCACGCGGCGCCACGCGGAATTGGGGGGATTCGTAGATCCAGCGAAGACCGTGAAGATAGGCCCCATCGAAGGTGTTGAATCTCAGCATTGTCGAAGCACCCTCCTCTCCACGGACGCTCACGTGTCACTGGTTATCGACGTCAGGATGTCGTCGCGCATCTGCTGGCGGATGTTCAACAGGCCGGAGTTGGGGAAGGGCGCGCCCTGCCGCGTCTCCATGTCCAGGGTGGGGTAGAACGGATCGGCCTGGACCTTTGGCGCGCTGTAGGCGTCGAGCGTCGCGGGAAGGAGATAGCGCGGTACGCGCGAGCCTTCGGGGGCATCCTCGCTCATCAGGAGCCATTCAAAGGTGCTCGCCCGGCTCATGTAATCGACGAACGACAGCGCCGCCTCCGCACACCTGTACGTGCAACGAACGCTCAGGAAGTACGCGTCGGTGAACAGGATGGGATGGGACCCCTCCGCCAGGGGAGCGGATGAAATCTTGAGACTGGAAGCATCCTGCCCCGCCGGCAGGTTCTTGAGGATGACGTGCAGGCGCTCCGAATAACCCAGGGTGGCATCGACCTGACCTGTCGCGAAGAGGATGGCGGGCAGATCGAAGTTCTCCTCGAGCGCATACGTCCCGTCGATGCAGGGGTTGCTCCCGGAGGACTCGCAGCTCTGCACGAAGTCCCGCATCGACTGGAGCGCGGCCTGGTCATAGCTCGCCGTGGTGACGGCGGAGGCGACGTTGGCCCCGCCATTGCGGTCCGCCCAGGCATCGAGGTACAGCGCGGGCAGGTTCCAACTGCCGAGCATGTTCGTGGCCATGTCGGGCACGGGCGAATTGATGGCCGTCAACGCTTGTCGCAGAGCACTCTCGGTCCGAGCCTGACGCACGGACTCGTCACGAGAGATGATGAAGTGCCCGCAGAGCCAGTGGGGAATACCGTAGGTCGACTGCTGCTGACGGGAAGCAGCCAGCCCCGCCGGATGGAAATTGACGTTCCGGGGCAGCCGCGGCCAGGGGCGGACCGCGTTCTGCGCCACCAACTCACCCAGGATGACGGTGTCCGTCTCGATGACATCGTATCCGCACTCCCCTTCGCCCTTCAGGGAGCGTGCGAGGGCCTCTGGATCATAGAAGTCATCCGAGAAACAGCTCGGATTGACGACCAGATCAATATCCGGATGCTCCTGCTCGAACTCGGCTTCGATGCGCGCCGCCATGGCCTTGAACTGATCTCCAGCGGCATCGGGAATATATGGATAGAGCGGAACCCTGAGCCGGGTCTTCGCCTGACCCGGGCCAGGACAGCCCAACAGGAAGATCAGGACCACGCCAGAGATGAAGCCCCATTTCATTGTCATCTTCATAAAGTGGCACCAAAAACATTCCATGCTACCGAAGCAGACAGCGCATGGCGGCAACATCTGTCTGTTCTGAAGACAGCCGGACCGGGAGACCGAGGGGAAAGCGCAGGTGGGCGTAAGAGTTGGAACGAACTGAACGGGACATCACGTGCGGCGTTTGCCTGTAACATACACGATGCACAACCCGCAGCCCTGGAAATGTCACACTTTCAGGAATTATTCCCAAGCGCAGGAGCGGCGTTCTGGGAGAGATGGCACCAGGAACGTGATTTTTCGACAGGAATGGCAATGTAAGTGCTTTCACATATACGTCAGACAGCCTCTCACCGGGGCTGTGTGAGCTGAGCTGGCGCCCCAGGCCGAGTCGCTGCCGGCCCACTTCCGCGGCCCGTGCCTCGACAACCGCGGGTTCGGAGCAGGTCAGTCTCCCGATGGGGAACTGAGCGTCGAGCGCATGGTGGAGGACCTGCTCGCGCGGATGGACGCACAGGGCAGGCGGAGCGCGCGCGTGGTGGGCATTCGTTGGCGCGACTCGCGGAGCTGTTGGACCACGCTCGCGGCGGGCAATCCCGGGTGCCCGCTCCGTCGAGCGCTCCGACGGCTCCCACGCGTCACAGTGCACCTGAACGGCGCGGGAGCCTCCTGACCGCGGGGCCTACACCGGCACGGCGAAGTCGCGCAGCGCCGCGTTGAGGCTCGTCTTCTTGTCCGTGCTCTCCTTGCGCTGCCCGATGATGAGCGCGCACGGCACCATGTAGCGGCCCGCGGGGAACTGCTTCTCCTTCATCCCCGGAATCACCACGCTGCGCGCCGGCACCCGTCCCTTGTAGACCTTCTCCTCGGGGCCCGTCACATCGATGATGGGCGTGGACGCCGTCAGCACCACGTTCGCGCCCAGCACCGCCTCCTCCTCCACCACCACGCCCT contains:
- a CDS encoding amidohydrolase, with product MPGLVDFHYHTALGKGYSDHLPLWEYLQTCWYPIIRALDPEAAYWAALASYSESIKCGVTAVNDMYRQLESLADAAEKIGIRAVLANDVATDEHELDTLADNERAFKAKHGAANGRIKVVVGIEWLPLASEQLLRDARALANQLGTGIHIHLNESLGEVESSKQKFGRRPTEVAYDCGVLGPDCVAAHCVWLSDTEIALMRETRTHISHNPSSNAKLGNGIARLPEMLAAGINVGLGHDAAECNNSRDMFEVMKFASLIHRAARVDASLQQAPDVLRMATRNGAKGLGIDAGELSPGKKADVVIINTQNQMFTPLMPGNKDHVYSHLVFAANGSCVETVIIDGRVVYKEREFTMIDEREVLEQANLAFRRVLDRMNVPAARAVRRE
- a CDS encoding class I SAM-dependent methyltransferase yields the protein MSTSWSDPAVCKGFDDYDDLPEQVLGYSTIFKVLRLERPDPMVLLDYGCGPGKVSERVAKTFGKRVLAVDNSGPMLEIARIRRPHPLVEYLQIDDTLAGRVGDASVDGAMTCYVFINIPSEDRIRNIIREVYRALKPGAAYAILDTNPDTTGVQFSTFRNGEPGRKYGYGEPREVLLRVPGGQELVLRDTHWPKKMYLNALRDAGFQNVEIFEPTLSSFSPQELQPFGAAGVDKWQNERTTPPFVIFRAIK
- a CDS encoding ABC transporter substrate-binding protein; protein product: MLRALAMSCLFLLLMVGCTDKKGSPPPAGPQGQGRTLKKVSVVLDWYPNAVHIPILAADQQGFFSAEGLDVNIKMPADNPTDGIKLVGAGSETFALYYAPDVLLAQEEGIPIVSVGAIVRRPLNGIMVPESSGIQSPKELEGKQVGYPSTPLSISLVSSMVRAAGGDPKKVVMTDVSWDLLPAVTTQRVQAVTGAFVNHEKPLFEKKGVKVRYFAPTEFGVPNYYELVLITGKQTASQDAATVEAMLRAMAKGYAWAKANQAAALKLLLEKQSSSFPLDAEIEEQALRMLLPWMEEEGVRFGAQDAKTWEEISAWLQREGRLKGSLKSADAFINVVR
- the thiD gene encoding bifunctional hydroxymethylpyrimidine kinase/phosphomethylpyrimidine kinase encodes the protein MKGRVLIIAGSDSGGGAGIQADIKTVTALNGYAATAIVALTAQDTRGIHAVHEVPVAFIRQQISLTLKDIGADALKTGMLSNAEVISAVREELDTHAPEVPLVVDPVMVAKGDTKLLGTGAEGALIEILLPRATLITPNATEAEVLVRMRIRTRSEQDQAAERLLRLGARAVLLKGGHIEGEEVRDLLLTHEGRQEFCGPRIHTTSTHGTGCTLASAIATGLAQRLPLYEAVARAHAYVREALRSAPGFGRGHGPLNHAHTVATMS
- a CDS encoding thymidylate synthase, with protein sequence MLRFNTFDGAYLHGLRWIYESPQFRVAPRGFASRENLGFCFELINPLARLSCSPERKTNIIFNFAEALWYLSGQADLEQISYYAPSIRKYSMDGRTLTGTAYGVKLFHFGAAAINQWERAVELLKEDPSTKRAVLQIYDAHESLIQDNIDVSCTLGLQFFAREGRLHAAAYMRANDAYRGMVSDVFSFTFLQEMMASQLGLKLGSYFHYVGSFHIYEPDIPAVERLLSAAPPAAEVSRTMPAMPEGDNWAFVRSVLRYEQELRHGRHRFTSASLAQTGLPSYWQQVLALLEVYRQIHHEGRIDPRFLDCLLPLYQRMVVTRWSPLLSSKGEKS
- a CDS encoding nucleoside 2-deoxyribosyltransferase, yielding MTTPSQRSVFLGGPFKSLVSAETGEMRAADQARFQSLINFFEQRGLRVFNAHRREAWGREFLKPEDCTRLDFEEIQSSDAFVAFPGAPPSPGTHVELGWASAMRKPVILLLEEGREYAFLVRGLHTVTNVTSIYYKPGEDLIPPLRTALERLGL
- a CDS encoding ABC transporter permease translates to MLRRYGSFIGLFTGFILAWELLCGLGGIPAFILPAPSQIASAFWTWREALLLEHLPITLAETLVGLIISIVLGVAMAAAMHLSPVVNRVVYPVIVASQTIPVIALSPLFLFWFGYSFTQKVAVVVLITFFPVAVNTADGLRSADRDLLAWMHASGADRWRILRMVEAPSALPHFFTGLKQAATISVIGAVIGEWLGGQAGLGIFGRRASSSLKTPELFASVLILAIMGVLLFILVAWGERRLMAYRHQDRT
- a CDS encoding ABC transporter ATP-binding protein, with product MDEPHLLLDQVHFRYGAEPVLEAFSLRVQAGEFVSLVGSSGSGKSTILKLLTGLLAPGSGTVRVMGAPPAPGRIGYMPQRDCLMPWRTALENAAAGLEVQGVGPREARERARGLWATFGLSGAEDRYPHQLSGGMRQRVAFLRTVLGGHSILLLDEPFGALDALTRAQMQAWLLGLWQELGKSVLFVTHDAEEAALLSDRVYVLKGTGVEIPVGLPRPRSYAMISDPIVMERRAAILREVGMC
- the surE gene encoding 5'/3'-nucleotidase SurE — translated: MRILLCNDDGFQAEGLRTLASELATRGHDVTIVAPNAERSGQSHAMTFFEPLMVRRIAHQLYAVHGTPADSAFIGLRGVLGSNPPDLFIAGINHGLNVGIDVNYSGTIGAATEAALLGFRAIAVSMDVDPFKGRPDERSSAFQRTARLTAELLEHLHLLDWAPQELLSLNHPGHEPRGVVAASCRPDCIYVPHLEHLASRMHSREDLQVYVIGGTTRAPPRAGEHDVAALQAGYATLSFLQTHQGNTSGTNRLQPLLEKLPGP
- the dapE gene encoding succinyl-diaminopimelate desuccinylase, which gives rise to MSDLANRLAQSTLALCRIPSPIGEERAIADHVERWAHAHFPPREVFRLGHSLVLGSLQDARPTVALVGHLDTVPAHPHDREPRIEGERVFGLGSSDMKGGLAVMMALAEDLPRAELPVNLVVVLYEREEGPYLESGLGPLFETRPELKRVKFGIAMEPTDGVVQVGCVGSLHVTLKFKGRSAHSARPWQGENAIHKAGPLLARLLALPRREVVQDAFTFYEVMNITKASGGRARNVIPEAFELNLNYRFAPGKTVARAQEDVRELVGDAAEVEFTDLAPSGRVCADNPLFQQLMKLTGLPAASKQAWTDVARFSELGVDAVNFGPGETAQAHQANESAPIPALAVAYEKLATFLKQAG